A segment of the Lycium ferocissimum isolate CSIRO_LF1 chromosome 10, AGI_CSIRO_Lferr_CH_V1, whole genome shotgun sequence genome:
AGAATTAGCTAAACAAACattaatgaagaaaaaaaaaccaacaagcCACTGAACAAGAGGATAAATAATTTGTTAAAAgataattattaaaaagtaagagaataaatactttCTATAAGAATAAATGTTTTTCATAAATATCAAAAGATAAGAGAATACATACTTTGGTAACAATTAGTTAAAAGATTCTTATAGTATTAGAAGATAAAttaatactccttccgttcacttttacttgtccagaaCTTTGCataatatttcttaagaaataataaatgaaatgcataatttATCACGAtattcatattaattgatgtaAATTTTTAATGGACTTGAAActgatttgaaatgagtaattacTACTATGGgtaaattaggaaaaaaaaaattatcttctcttaatatgctaaaagtgacaagtaaaggtgaaaatatatttttagaatactagacaaataaaagtaaacagaggagtattataaatattttaaaagatgGAAACTTTTGCATAGTTTTTGAAATGGATACAGTTGGATTAGTTAAGTAAGTAAAAGTTCGCGGGTAGGCAGGTTGAGTACGCAATTTAGGCTTACGAACACCAATTACGACTATACTTGCATAAGCGCACTAAAATAGTGCGAAATTATGTGTAATTtagttttattcttttttttttaaagagaaatTATTAATCATCAAAACTAATGTCGAGACCATCGTCATTCTAAGATATTTCTACATTTTGTGCTTTAACGTTAATGAAAAAATTTAGTGGTAAAGGATAAAAAGTGGAGCAAGATTTAACAAATAATTGAATGAGAAAAGTCATATTAATTGTTGGAAGTAGAAAGATACGAGGAATTAACTCACTTTTACatacttgtttaaaaaaacGCAAGTAGAAAATATGTCAAAGGTAATTGATCGAACGCTAATTatgtaccattttttttttttatttagggGGTTGCATTGATTTCCACAAAACTTTAAATATATCtcattttggtaaaaaaaatggCTAGAGGACGGAAAGATTCTCTGCCGTAAttatctctttttatatatatatataaataattaattaaaaataaaataaaatttcactCCCCGCCCTCCCTACTATTTTATCACCTTAATTAATCCTACTTTACCAGAGGTCAACATGAAacctttctctttcttgtgtactaatttttttaagtCTTCATGTTTTATTTGTTTGTGCACAATCTTAGTATAACAGACCATAAACCCTTAAAGTCTTTTCTTTGCCTAGTTATAAGACTAATCCAAATAGCAAATTCAATGTCTCCTAGGAGTAAAAGTTGCAGCGGGTAGGCAGGTTGAGTACGCAATTTAGTCTTATAACACATCACATGCTTTCCATAAATCGAACACCAATTACGACTATACTTGCTTACTAACTTGGACTCATCCGTAACAATAAGGAGTTACCAATATTCTCTATATTATTTAGACGGCTAACAGGTCAATTTTCACGAAATTATGAAATATCTCGCGTGAATTCTAGCTACTTCAACTGGAATTAAGTGTCAGACATTATATAAGAACCAACTAGCTGAACCGGATCCTTTAGCTTGTAACTATCATCAGAGATGTCATGATTATTAATCATCAAAACTAATGGCAAATAACTGGAGACTCATCGTCATTCTAAGATATTTCTACATTTTGTGCTTTAACGTTAATGAAAAAATTTAGTGGTAAAGGATAAAAAGTGGAGCAAGATTTAACAAATAATTGAATGAGAAAAGTCATATTAATTGTTGGAAGTAGAAAGATACGGCAGTTGGAGCAAATTTGTATTATATTGAGGAATTTTAATCAATTTAGGTAGTATTAAAAGACAAGATTCATCAACTTATTCAATGTTTGTTAATTAGTTGATGATGTCTCTTCTTGTCCTTTATTAATGAATAATGTTTTAATAAAGGTGTCGACATACTTGTTTAATCATCCTGGCGCAGACAACGCAAGTAGAAAATATGTCACATACTTTTCATTGATCGAACGCTAATTATGACTACCTTTTTTACTAACCTATACTCGTCAGTAACATCAAGATTATCAAGATTCTCTATATTATTTAGGGGGCTGCTAAGTTGATTTCCACAAAACTATTAAATATATCGTACGAAAGTGAATTCTACTCCTGCTTGGAATAAGTATCACACACCATATAAAACCAACCACCAAAACCAGGTTCTTTGACTCGTAGCAACCAACCGAGCTGCCATGTTTATTAATCTTCCAAACCATAATtcaacaataattaaaaaaaaaaaaaaaaaaaaaaaaaaaaaaaggaggacgTTTAGGAATAGGACAACAATATTGAAACTTCACATTATTGATACTTTTGGAACAACGATTATATTtattccccatatatatatatatagattacaattccatcatacttcaaataacagTAAATTAATTAAGTCCCAAAGTATGTCAAACAACATCAAAAACGTAAAAAGAGGGTGAGCGTAACATGAGGAGATGACCTCATCTAAATTGTAGATCTAATCAGCTCCATCTGACCGCCAGCCTCCATAGTGAAGCTTCCGGCTACAGCTTCCACTGTAGGACAGGAGTTGAAGTGAGTGCTTCGGGTGAATGAGCTTCAAAGATGTTATATCATAAGAACACGTTCATACAAGTGATCAGGCAATCTAGGAGTAGGAACAACTTGTAGAGGCGTTTGCATGTAAGTGACAGTTCCAGGGCTCTCCAACATGTCAATGTCCTCACGGTTGACTCCATGAGGTGGAGACCATTTGAAATGATGTAACAAGTGAGCTAACATAGATGTCACCAAATTGATAGCAAGATTTGTGCCAGGACAAATACGTCTACCAGCACCAAAAGGTAACAATCGAAAATCATGACCCTTCATGTCAATATCCTCCTCAATGAATCTTTCAGGTCTGAATTGCAAAGGGTCGTCCTTCCACACTTTTGGATCACGTCCAAGTGCCCACACATTTACATGCACAATGGAACCTTTAGGAATGTTGTAACCACCAACTTTGACATTGGCACTAGCCATATGAGGGAGCATTAGTGGAGTTGGAGGGTGCAACCTGAAAACACGAGAGGGTTGAATTGTGCATTTATGAAAATTCAAAGCCTGTTCAGTCAAGCTTCTAGAAAGTCAAATTAAATGTGTTTATTGTTTTCAAAAAGTGCTTATATTGGAAAATTGAGGTGTttgaccaaattttttaaagaaaaactaaGTGATTTTGAGTAGTAATTGAAGTTGTTTTTCAGAAATTAAAAAGTAATTATTCGCCAGAAGCATTTTTGGGACATTGGCCAAGCTCGATGAtctaatattgaaaaaaatgtctttcaaattgattagccaaacacaaactgttaTTCTCCAAAATTACTTTTTCCAATATACACTTTTGACAAAAACCATTTCTCAAAATAAGCAGATTTTAGAAATTTGATCAAACAGACTTTAATCGATTTAGATTAAATTATCATCATTGAAACTGATTCGTAATACTAAAACAAACCTCAGTGATTCCTTGACTACACTTTGTAGGTAGGAGAGCTTAGACATATCCGATTCGATTACGACACGGTCCGACCCGATAACCCGGTCTAGCTCCTCTTGGACCTTCTGTTGAACCCTTGGGTTCTTGACTAGTTCGGCCATAGCCCATTCAACTGTTATAGCCACTGTATCCATCCCAGCTGTTACCATATCCTGCAATAATTGATTCATAACACATTAAAATAATGATTTAATTAAGTCAACAATTTTCTTCTAGTGGAAGACATGTTAATCATGATCACGCAGAGCCAAAAAGATTGTGCTGTTTTCCACTTGTAACACCTAACTGGTCCAATTCTTTTACTTCCACTATTAATTTGCTACTTTCATTTCTTGTTTACTTATTGGTCCCTGTTAAcctaaaattgaagaaaagaatatgAGTTCGAATTGACGTGCTCTTATCGTCTTCAACTTcgcttccttttttttcttttctttttaaattataataatCCTTTTCTTAAATTGTTTTCTTCGTTTGAAAACCTTCCCATGCATTATAACAGAAATAATACCTTTGTCACATTATAAATACTCGATGGCAATACATAGTTACCAATTACTCCTATAAAGGatgaggtaatttttttaaaactcgtTATTACCATtttacttgtaatatttatctTTTACATGCTCTTTAAGAAAACATTAACTAAAACGATAATTTGACTCAGttatccttatttattatttgatcttaTCGTAATACTAATATTCTTTCTTTCACCATATTAATCTATCTACATTTATAAAGTAAGGGTAGAGCttaaaagaattaattaattctatcttgattttctaaattgAAATATATTCTAGACCAAGTATTTATAGTAATCACAACAAGTAAAACGGATCAAAAGGTGTAGAGGTAATGCGAATATCTAACAacaatatatagaaaaatattttgtttgtaaAGAAATTCAACTGAGAGAATGTTACGCGCTCTGCCCCAACTTATGTGACTTCTTTTCgcatttcgagagtcaaattttTTAGTTTTGACAGGGAATTCAAACATGAAATGTTtatgttttttaaaattaaatttacatatttgttacgtaaaaagaaccaaaacagtaattgataatttaaaaggcATATGAAAAGATCACGGTAAATAAAATCTcatttgactctcaaaattcgaaaaatgctacataaattgagacggaggaagtaatATACTTACCCAAAGGAGGCCAATAACAGTGTCATCACTAAGCTCATATTCTCTCTGTAGAGTGAGCAAAGCATCAACAAAGTGTTGTTTGGTTTCACCAGTTTTCTTCCTTGCAAGAGTGTGTTCTTCCAATATAACCCTAGTAAACCTATCCAAATGACTATCTTGAGCCTTGAGAGCTTCATTGTCATCCTTGAAAAAACAACGTAGCCATGGAACAAACTCTCCTAGGTTGggttttcctccaattttcatCCCATTGGAGACTATTTCTTTGAGTTCTTGACCTTGTGCATCAACCTTACCTTCTGAGTTCATAAACCTCTTCCCAAATGTTAgccttgttatgttgttgaatGCTAATGATCCCAAGTACCTCCTCATTATCAAGCTTTTACCTACATTGCCTGCATATTAACAAAGACGGATTCAGTATTTTAAGTGTATGAGTTCTagattgtaaaaaaaaaaaaaaaaaaaaaaaaaaaagttactcgGTTTTTGATAAATTATTAATGCATATTAAATGGCTTTTCAACACAAATACAATCTCTACAAAaacaattttcttaaaaatgagatAAATGACTTTTCTAATAGAATTAGTAGGGAAAAACAAATTGCACAAGCTAAGTAATATTCAACATTTATTGTTTCCTGCCTATCCTCCAAAACACTCCACCCCCACTCCACCCTCATAGACCACATCCCTACCAACCCCTACACCCTATCCCACTCCCATGGTGTTTGCCTAGACtagataaaaatattttttaaacaacttATTCTTCTtacataccaaaagaagaaaataattaagtaGAACACCGcttattttctagaaatataTATTCCAAACAAATGTTTTCCGTGGAAAATAATTCTCTTCATACCAAACTAGTGGCGGATCCAAATTAAGTGATACGTGTGGGTTACGAAAATCATTAGTTTTTGCTCAAACTCTATACATGTATCaaaaattttactaaatatcatcaaatatttgattgtgaacccaattaatattgtatattaattttaaattattacatgaatttataaatttcaaatcttaAATCCGTCTCATTACCAAACGCCCCCCTAGGTGTGATCACTTTATTTTACCAAACCTCCTTATGAAGATCAATCATCACAAACAAAAACAGACATGTCGCCAAAAGAATCTTTTGCCGTGGGGTCTATTTCAAGTCTTTTTCATTGATTTCGTTGATATTAGGTGCATGAAAATCTTTTTCTCGTGGGCGCCAATATCCATATAAAATTCTGAATAACATTTTTATGaatgtatttaacttatatatagttaaaaattattattttcactaACTCATATGTGATAACATTAATTTATAAAAGATTATACTCTTGACAAAACATATTTTCGATCTATATTTAACATTGATCTTGAATCACGGTGTTGatttcataattaattattCTAATGAAGTATTCCTAATAAAAATGTGCATGCATGATGTATCAACTATGACATGATAGTGTTTAGACAAATATCAACTTGGTATACTCAAGTGATGAAAGATTCTAAATCGTCCAACCAACTCTCGGATGTGAAATTCCACACAAGAATTAatttatagtcaaaatatacctttgatatgCCTTAACTTTTTGTGCTTTTTGTATAAAAGAGAGTTccaaattaattaatgaaaCATATCTCTATCAGCCTGAGGCTATTTTTGAAAGCTTACATTGCTGATCTAACTCATCCAAAGAATGGTTTCTGTCCCATTCTCCGGAGGATTAGGAAGATTTGGCTCCCAAACCTTTCTACTTTTGTAAATCCTATTTCATATTCAATAAAATGTTATGCTCTAAAGGGGCAGCGGATCTAGGATATTCTCTGAGACGGTTCGAGAAATAAAAATGTAGCGCCCGAGGCTTGAACTTGAAACCTCAAGGTGAATTTTGAACCCCCTAAACCACTAAACCAACCCCTACTCCTGTGTTTGAGGTgttcaaaatctatatatgtacataaatcatataaaaataccttatatatacagtgtaattttttgccgagggtgttcactTAACGGGCTTAGATCCACCCTTGGCTCTAAGGTGTAGGGATGAAAAattgatataaaaaaataaaataaaaatctatataACAACGTCGTTTGTCTGGATATTGTTTGACTgttataatgaaatgttgttatagaacatataatataacataacatgaaaaatcagtTCCAAGGAAAACTTGAGACTTTAGTGAAACGTTGCTATAGAGGAATCATTGTTATAGAGAGATTTAACTGTATAAAGAGGAAAAGTGAAAAGCGTACCTGGCTTTGCAGAGTCTCTAAAGATGTCCTGGATCATGGCAGTGACTTCATCTTCTCTAATTGGCCTAAGAGCTTCAAGTCTCTTGGAAGTAAAAAGCTCAAGATTGCATAGTTTTCTCACTTTCACATAGTGATGGCCATAATCAGCCCAAATCAAATCACTCCCATTTCTACTCACATTTGCCAAAGGTTTAGTCCTAAACCTATCAGCTAGACTTTGATCATTATCTTTCAAAACTTCCTTAGCAAGTTGTGCATTATTTACCACCACATTTAGTTGTGAACCAAGGTAGAACGAGAATATGGGACCATATATTTCCGACCACTCGGCGAAGCACCGGAACCTTAACGGCGTTATGTCGTAGAGGTTTCCGATGATAGGCCACGGCCGTGGTCCCGGTGGCAGCTTGGCTTTCAGCTGGTGGTAGACATTGTAAGCAATAAAGATAAGAAATAGTGACACTGGAATTGCTAAAGGAAGAGCCATTTGGAAAGGTGTGTAATGTGGGAGGGAAATGAGGAAGCCAATGGTCCCTTTTAAGGTTGGCGGACTGCTAGTTTGGACAGAAataatttatgtattaaaattggatatgttgttggttacaaaaatgagaaaatataaTCTCTACACAGAATCTAGCATAAGTTATAGGAGTACaatgtttggttggtttttTCGGATCTTTTTCACATAAAACATAACACCGTCAATACAATATTTTgttcatgtttttcttttatgcataactaatacatatataagttatgagaaaatttatgtattattttgtacgggataaaagatgaaataactaatacatgagtAACTAAATCGTATATAACTAAACTCTGGATAATTGAGTCTTGCATTACTAATACTTGCATAAGTAGTCCCTACATTACTAATACCTATTCTAACCAGCAACAAAACGA
Coding sequences within it:
- the LOC132032566 gene encoding cytochrome P450 98A2-like, yielding MALPLAIPVSLFLIFIAYNVYHQLKAKLPPGPRPWPIIGNLYDITPLRFRCFAEWSEIYGPIFSFYLGSQLNVVVNNAQLAKEVLKDNDQSLADRFRTKPLANVSRNGSDLIWADYGHHYVKVRKLCNLELFTSKRLEALRPIREDEVTAMIQDIFRDSAKPGNVGKSLIMRRYLGSLAFNNITRLTFGKRFMNSEGKVDAQGQELKEIVSNGMKIGGKPNLGEFVPWLRCFFKDDNEALKAQDSHLDRFTRVILEEHTLARKKTGETKQHFVDALLTLQREYELSDDTVIGLLWDMVTAGMDTVAITVEWAMAELVKNPRVQQKVQEELDRVIGSDRVVIESDMSKLSYLQSVVKESLRLHPPTPLMLPHMASANVKVGGYNIPKGSIVHVNVWALGRDPKVWKDDPLQFRPERFIEEDIDMKGHDFRLLPFGAGRRICPGTNLAINLVTSMLAHLLHHFKWSPPHGVNREDIDMLESPGTVTYMQTPLQVVPTPRLPDHLYERVLMI